The following proteins are co-located in the Longimicrobium terrae genome:
- a CDS encoding Ig-like domain-containing protein — translation MKLIASVSALLLGLLVAGCNGEVVIGGQRPARLVLVSGDLQTGTVGQELPAPLVVRVLDDKDRPVRNQLVNFVVTAGGGSVFAGSALTNSDGEARERWTLGPVAAHTQRVEARAVNAETGAALVFGEFRAVAVPDAPAQASGVISGTFDAVPDTPVPNIGVKVTDRYGNPLSGVTVNWSVTSGGGTVAAPSTQTGASGFAVVEWRLGNVPGVQTLRGQAGSLPPVEFSARLRLPVTIAFVAAPAVVPVNGSAEFAVAVRDSMAQLIPNTLVEWTLTGAGGTLTPVSARTASDGTARATLAVGTAQTNFTVTARAGNAQVQTLTQVDGPILITDLSAGGSRGSFNPNGGATARIVSSAGAITSAQVTIYGRSAPMTFNAAEGKWVGSVMLSDAPGGTLEGNITAQDAAGNTRVLTFTVVNDANPVVTILEPGSNTVSAKGSIRIRATCSSYAGRRPELCADLYSRVSTDAATYLPSARGRTEVDVVVPLPAGPATVHIYVSWTDAHGVYYNVLKMITVNVQP, via the coding sequence ATGAAGTTGATCGCGAGCGTGTCGGCGCTCCTCTTGGGATTGCTCGTGGCGGGATGCAACGGCGAAGTGGTGATCGGGGGCCAGCGCCCCGCGCGCCTGGTGCTGGTTTCCGGCGATCTGCAGACCGGCACCGTGGGGCAGGAGCTCCCGGCCCCGCTCGTCGTCCGCGTGCTGGACGACAAGGACCGGCCGGTCCGCAACCAGCTGGTGAATTTCGTTGTCACCGCGGGCGGGGGCTCGGTGTTCGCCGGGAGTGCACTGACCAACAGCGACGGCGAGGCGCGCGAGCGGTGGACGCTGGGCCCCGTCGCCGCCCACACCCAGCGTGTGGAGGCGCGCGCCGTGAACGCGGAGACCGGTGCTGCGCTGGTCTTCGGCGAGTTCCGCGCGGTGGCGGTGCCGGACGCGCCGGCGCAGGCAAGCGGGGTGATCAGCGGCACCTTTGACGCGGTTCCGGACACTCCCGTGCCGAACATCGGGGTCAAGGTAACCGACAGGTACGGCAACCCGCTCTCCGGCGTCACCGTGAACTGGAGCGTGACCTCCGGCGGAGGAACCGTCGCCGCGCCGTCCACCCAGACCGGCGCGAGCGGGTTCGCAGTGGTTGAGTGGCGGCTGGGCAACGTGCCGGGCGTTCAGACCTTGCGCGGCCAGGCGGGCTCGCTGCCTCCCGTCGAGTTCAGCGCGCGGCTGCGGCTGCCCGTCACCATTGCCTTTGTCGCCGCGCCCGCCGTCGTGCCGGTGAACGGGTCCGCGGAGTTCGCGGTGGCGGTGCGCGATTCCATGGCGCAGCTGATTCCCAACACGCTCGTGGAGTGGACGCTGACCGGAGCGGGGGGCACCCTGACGCCCGTCTCCGCCCGCACGGCCAGCGACGGTACCGCGCGGGCCACACTCGCCGTGGGAACCGCGCAGACCAACTTCACGGTCACGGCACGCGCGGGCAACGCGCAGGTACAGACGCTTACGCAGGTGGACGGGCCCATCCTGATCACCGACCTGTCGGCGGGCGGCTCCCGCGGGAGCTTCAACCCCAACGGGGGCGCCACGGCGCGAATCGTTTCGTCGGCCGGAGCCATCACCAGCGCACAGGTCACGATTTACGGCCGCTCCGCGCCAATGACCTTCAACGCCGCCGAAGGCAAATGGGTCGGCAGCGTGATGCTGTCCGATGCCCCGGGAGGAACGCTGGAGGGCAACATCACGGCGCAGGACGCCGCGGGCAACACGCGTGTGCTCACCTTCACGGTGGTGAACGATGCCAACCCGGTGGTCACCATCCTGGAGCCCGGTTCCAACACCGTGTCGGCCAAGGGAAGCATCCGGATCCGCGCGACCTGCTCGTCGTATGCGGGGCGGAGACCGGAACTCTGCGCCGACCTGTACTCCAGGGTGTCTACCGATGCGGCCACCTATCTTCCGAGCGCACGCGGGCGCACGGAGGTGGACGTGGTTGTGCCCCTTCCGGCCGGCCCGGCCACTGTGCACATCTATGTCTCGTGGACCGACGCGCACGGGGTCTACTACAACGTCCTCAAGATGATCACGGTCAACGTGCAGCCGTGA
- a CDS encoding S8 family peptidase gives MRNRTISRSIMAAGLAALAACSDQSTPTAAPDAGAAQARGADPIPTRQQERGGTLIERSDAELWNFVQAGGGTAVVGIKKPGSSRGTYRGKVLVDGANWTQGRNAILAQRGVTLVKTDDLLPTVEVRLADQAALSAIRKLPMVDYVEPVMIQGDLHAFAGVGGCDWGSTWTGDRQYTTTSDVYSQKFTAMGIPAAWNYSTGAGVTIGLIDTGISSGQGQFTSTFASGSSTGRTMRFLKVPSQASVYDECGHGTRMAGIIAAPWDGGNVGGIAYRANLISVRQASGVAAVSSSDAKESVRLAVSSGARVIVMAWESLNWWWQVSDEIEYWHYNTPTLFLGAAGTSGCGDGILDSNVVFPADMPEVMAVTGITYPGGGVPCGIHRGSDVEVTAYLDVPSTGRYTADVVGMGGSSNATAVVGSVAALVWSRNPSLTRDQVRARLQQTAANYPNRHSEQGYGLINASRAVLGN, from the coding sequence ATGCGGAACCGTACCATCTCCCGCTCCATCATGGCGGCCGGCCTGGCCGCGCTCGCCGCCTGCTCCGACCAGTCCACCCCCACCGCCGCCCCGGACGCCGGCGCCGCCCAGGCCCGCGGCGCCGACCCCATTCCCACGCGCCAGCAGGAGCGCGGCGGCACGCTCATCGAGCGCAGCGACGCCGAACTGTGGAACTTCGTGCAGGCGGGCGGCGGAACCGCGGTCGTCGGCATCAAGAAGCCCGGCTCCTCGCGCGGCACGTACCGCGGCAAGGTGCTGGTGGACGGGGCCAACTGGACGCAGGGGCGCAACGCCATCCTGGCCCAGCGCGGCGTGACGCTGGTGAAGACCGACGACCTGCTTCCCACGGTGGAAGTGCGTCTGGCGGACCAGGCGGCGCTTTCGGCCATCCGCAAGCTGCCGATGGTGGACTACGTGGAGCCGGTGATGATCCAGGGCGACCTGCACGCCTTTGCCGGCGTGGGCGGCTGCGACTGGGGCAGCACGTGGACGGGCGACCGCCAGTACACCACGACCAGCGACGTGTATTCGCAGAAGTTCACGGCCATGGGCATTCCGGCCGCGTGGAACTACAGCACCGGCGCGGGCGTCACCATCGGCCTGATCGACACGGGCATCTCGTCGGGGCAGGGGCAGTTCACCAGCACCTTTGCCTCCGGCAGCAGCACCGGGCGCACCATGCGCTTCCTGAAGGTGCCGTCGCAGGCCAGCGTGTACGACGAGTGCGGCCATGGAACGCGCATGGCCGGCATCATCGCCGCGCCGTGGGACGGCGGCAACGTGGGCGGCATTGCCTACCGCGCCAACCTGATCAGCGTGCGCCAGGCCAGCGGCGTGGCGGCGGTCAGCAGCAGCGACGCCAAGGAGAGCGTGCGGCTGGCGGTGAGCAGCGGCGCCCGCGTGATCGTGATGGCGTGGGAAAGCCTGAACTGGTGGTGGCAGGTGTCCGATGAGATCGAGTACTGGCACTACAACACGCCCACGCTGTTCCTGGGCGCGGCGGGCACCAGCGGCTGCGGCGACGGCATTCTGGACAGCAATGTGGTGTTCCCCGCCGACATGCCCGAGGTGATGGCGGTGACGGGGATCACGTACCCGGGCGGCGGCGTGCCCTGCGGCATTCACCGCGGCTCGGACGTAGAAGTCACGGCGTACCTGGATGTGCCCAGCACCGGCCGGTACACGGCCGACGTGGTGGGAATGGGCGGCAGCAGCAACGCCACGGCGGTGGTGGGATCGGTGGCCGCGCTGGTGTGGTCGCGCAACCCGTCGCTGACGCGCGACCAGGTGCGCGCCCGGCTGCAGCAGACCGCGGCCAACTATCCCAACCGCCACAGCGAGCAGGGATACGGCCTGATCAACGCTTCGCGCGCGGTGCTCGGCAACTGA